In Hippoglossus stenolepis isolate QCI-W04-F060 chromosome 21, HSTE1.2, whole genome shotgun sequence, one DNA window encodes the following:
- the aatkb gene encoding serine/threonine-protein kinase LMTK1 isoform X2: MSTLASPASLGSPDVYILPLTEVSLPVAKQPARSVHLLKSTDLSRHSLLYLKEIGNGWFGKVLLGEVNSGLSTTEVVVKELKSSASVQDQMHFLEEAQPFRLLQHPALLQCLAQCTEVTPYLLVMEFCPLGDVKSYLRSCRTAETMTPEPLILQRMACDIASGLLHLHKHNYAHSDLALRNCLLTADVSVKIGDYGLSHNKYKDDYYLTSDQMFVPLRWIAPELVDEVHGNLLVADNTQQSNIWSLGVTIWELLELGNQPYRHYSDRQVLTYAVREQQLRLPKPLLPVPLAERWFEVMQFCWLQPDQRPNAEEVHLLLSYLCAKGASEAEEDFDRRWNSLCPGFNSHHGASAMSQDHPSSTSSSFPLLEQFSAGDGYHSESGDDILTVTETSHGLNFEYKWEQARADQSYRAQDSSSTLGQVNHHCQEAFYPPGGIVGGCPMESLSHAVTPSYYQSKHLHAPGVLPVLSAHSPSVSNEYYIRIEEPVDCNIDLDYTMCSYSPEYQGSSGSFLTGSADSGECMACPSQAKNMGMAPYWAADIHKSDVFDSNDSSPAISLTMEPLLGQVSHNSPLRPWESSHYVSYKDRDGGYYYEHSPPLGIDHYLIGSDHSSEHHQESWGSRSLRQALGELENPLGVTRTVTSPPQQAYRDPYLDTSQTSIIGKNVTGGYYDMMGSLRKTMPSHTRHNSHSVSINMETEGALFIGHRDSDSEEEEEEDIFVERHTCNTWPSKHRHSSAGHHRRASCRQDAYVDFHYTMPSTDIEDSWPEENSLAFHSLPKPIDYLEPQQAKDNSACLSLSKHHAMVPSDNCNTYIYLCHEGDTPAPASGECCHSHFVDPLTGLLVRNNSYSHSNYVRDKIVDPPCNEEMINLSPAPGGPIVAKPTLIKTEERGEQYIDLTTNGSPLKEKREDVIKENLIMQNPTEPKIEEVTLTMTIPPPPDDNMHVMVALTDPESDLSPTGDSGVDRGSSSACLADILDCSDDDEEEDDITEDITDVTSGIFADESSELSASPAFKSLQKQVGTPDSMDSMDLPSAAGSCEGFSPASSSSPKAMDSGYDTENNESPEFVPKEPHEPREQPLAKPTLDTSLEEDEELEEAKEGEPSLGEDVASGASQTGDHIFSPLSDETPYRDSAYFSDYESEKQSRDEGEESSSSTGRDEQRMEEKKGEKRKSEDEEELEDAAANKDIKVEVKHISTEGTEFSCPPEMEEYLREDCRDEELGLPLEPSVSIEGGLDEWPSQDESSSLGDWAAEVVGAMEEALGALNGNSSHNVKVESDEAEVLEDSEPTEEPVIKTLQTRTSGETLHSLPKDEVALQHTANTRRFSTSSPPPPSTPPPPLPATDGRGSPADGEEADEEDGDTDDSDESDEELRSYSMQEQSCGEESEEECHPVPIVVSDDSEAHKLRSLLKMPTLLTEENLQEELERTKKTVSFFDDVTVYLFDQESPTKELSEQSFPVGAEGQRSHSKSKERVTASDDSSDGNISEESAGYEWEDDFPLLPLPTSSGASDSPPPRSVPKAPDAKPAAQFSRFTVSPSSISRFSITHITDSDMDSAGGSSEDGDKE, from the exons tCCATCTCCTGAAGTCCACAGACCTGAGCCGCCACAGTCTCCTCTACCTGAAAGAGATCGGGAATGGCTGGTTTGGGAAG GTTCTGCTGGGGGAGGTGAACTCAGGCCTGAGCACCACTGAGGTGGTAGTGAAGGAACTCAAGTCCAGTGCCAGTGTGCAGGACCAGATGCACTTCCTGGAGGAGGCGCAGCCTTTTCG CCTCCTGCAGCAccctgctctgctgcagtgtctgGCCCAGTGCACCGAGGTCACGCCCTACCTGCTGGTGATGGAGTTCTGTCCActg gGGGATGTGAAGAGTTACCTCCGCAGCTGCAGGACTGCAGAGACCATGACCCCGGAGCCCTTGATCCTTCAGCGGATGGCCTGTGACATCGCCTCAGGACTCCtgcatctgcacaaacacaactacGCTCACAG TGACCTGGCACTGAGGAACTGCTTGTTAACTGCTGATGTCTCAGTGAAGATCGGAGACTATGGCCTGTCCCACAACAAGTACAAG GATGATTACTACCTGACGTCAGATCAGATGTTCGTGCCGCTGCGCTGGATCGCTCCAGAGCTCGTGGACGAGGTGCACGGAAACCTGCTGGTGGCAGACAACACCCAGCAGAGCAACatctg GTCTCTGGGCGTGACCATCTGGGAGCTGCTGGAGTTGGGGAACCAGCCCTACAGACACTACTCTGACCGACAGGTGCTCACCTACGCtgtgagggagcagcagctgcGACTTCCCAAACCACTGCTCCCAGTGCCGCTGGCTGAGCGCTg GTTTGAAGTGATGCAGTTCTGCTGGCTCCAGCCGGATCAGAGACCCAATGCAGAGGAAGTCCACTTGCTGCTCAGCTACCTGTGTGCCAAGGGGGCCAGCGAGGCAGAGGAGGACTTTGATAGGCGCTGGAACTCGCTGTGTCCTGGATTCAACAGCCACCACGGTGCCTCTGCAATGTCACAAGACCACCCctcgtccacctcctcctccttccctctcctcgaGCAGTTTTCGGCAGGCGATGGCTACCACTCGGAGTCTGGGGACGACATACTAACAGTCACAGAAACCAGCCATGGCCTGAACTTTGAGTACAAGTGGGAGCAGGCCAGGGCAGACCAGTCCTATAGAGCCCAGGACTCCTCCAGTACCCTGGGTCAGGTCAACCATCATTGCCAGGAAGCATTttatccaccagggggcattgTTGGTGGCTGCCCTATGGAGAGCCTCAGCCACGCAGTTACTCCTTCATACTACCAATCAAAACATCTCCATGCTCCTGGTGTTCTCCCCGTCCTCAGTGCCCATAGCCCCTCAGTAAGCAATGAATACTACATCCGCATTGAAGAGCCAGTGGATTGTAACATCGATCTGGACTATACCATGTGCTCCTACAGCCCAGAGTATCAGGGCAGCAGTGGGAGCTTCCTTACTGGGAGCGCAGACTCAGGCGAGTGCATGGCCTGTCCATCACAAGCTAAGAACATGGGCATGGCTCCCTATTGGGCAGCAGACATCCATAAGTCAGATGTGTTTGACTCCAATGACTCGAGTCCGGCCATCTCCCTGACAATGGAGCCGCTTTTAGGACAAGTGTCGCACAACAGCCCCCTACGACCCTGGGAGTCCAGTCACTATGTGTCCTATAAAGACAGAGACGGAGGTTACTACTATGAGCACTCGCCACCTTTGGGAATCGACCACTATCTGATTGGAAGTGACCACTCCAGTGAGCACCATCAGGAAAGCTGGGGGTCGAGGAGCTTACGTCAGGCCCTGGGTGAGTTGGAGAACCCGCTGGGTGTCACCCGCACTGTGACCAGTCCACCTCAACAGGCCTACAGAGATCCATACCTGGACACAAGTCAGACCTCCATCATCGGAAAGAACGTGACTGGGGGTTACTACGACATGATGGGCTCGCTCAGGAAGACTATGCCCAGCCACACAAGGCACAACAGCCACTCGGTCAGTATCAACATGGAGACAGAGGGGGCGCTCTTTATCGGGCACAGAGACAGCgattcagaagaagaagaagaggaagatatATTTGTTGAGAGACACACCTGCAACACGTGGCCTTCAAAACACCGCCACAGCAGCGCGGGTCACCACAGACGGGCGAGCTGTAGACAGGACGCTTATGTAGATTTCCACTACACCATGCCAAGCACAGACATTGAGGACTCCTGGCCAGAGGAGAACAGCCTGGCCTTCCACTCTCTACCCAAACCTATCGACTACCTTGAGCCGCAACAGGCCAAAGACAACAGTGCCTGCCTCAGTCTGAGCAAACACCACGCGATGGTGCCTTCAGACAACTGCAACACCTACATCTACCTGTGCCACGAGGGCGACACTCCGGCACCAGCGTCTGGAGAGTGCTGCCACTCCCACTTTGTTGACCCACTCACCGGTTTGCTCGTCAGAAACAACAGCTACAGTCACAGCAACTACGTCCGAGATAAGATCGTTGACCCCCCATGCAACGAGGAGATGATCAATCTATCCCCCGCTCCAGGGGGTCCCATTGTGGCCAAACCCACCTTGATAAAGACTGAGGAGCGTGGAGAGCAGTATATTGACCTGACAACTAATGGTTCCCCACtcaaagagaagagggaggatgTAATCAAGGAAAACCTAATCATGCAAAACCCCACAGAACCTAAAATAGAAGAGGTGACGCTGACAATGACGATCCCTCCGCCTCCTGATGACAACATGCACGTGATGGTGGCCCTCACAGACCCGGAGTCAGACTTGAGTCCCACTGGAGACAGCGGCGTTGACCGAGGCAGCTCCAGTGCTTGTCTCGCTGACATCCTCGACTGCAGCGatgatgacgaggaggaggatgacatCACTGAGGATATCACCGACGTCACCTCAGGCATCTTCGCTGACGAGTCCAGTGAGCTGAGCGCTTCTCCTGCCTTCAAGTCTCTGCAGAAGCAGGTAGGAACTCCCGATTCCATGGATTCCATGGATCTACCATCTGCAGCTGGGTCCTGTGAAGGCTtcagccccgcctcctccagctcccctAAAGCTATGGACAGTGGCTACGACACAGAAAACAACGAGAGCCCAGAGTTTGTACCCAAAGAGCCTCATGAACCCAGAGAACAACCTCTGGCAAAGCCTACCCTAGATACAAGcctggaggaggacgaggagctggaggaggccaaGGAGGGGGAACCATCACTGGGTGAAGATGTGGCCTCAGGAGCCTCTCAGACGGGCGACCACATCTTTTCACCACTAAGTGATGAAACCCCGTACAGAGACTCAGCGTACTTCTCAGACTACGAGAGTGAGAAGCAGTCCagggatgaaggagaagaatcatcatcatcgacAGGAAGAGATGAACAAAGAATGGaagaaaagaagggagagaaaaggaagagtgaggatgaggaagaaCTTGAAGACGCTGCAGCAAACAAAGACATCAAAGTTGAAGTGAAGCACATATCAACAGAAGGAACAGAATTCTCTTGTCCACCAGAGATGGAGGAATACTTGAGAGAGGATTGTCGAGATGAGGAGTTGGGGCTTCCTCTGGAGCCCTCTGTGTCTATAGAGGGAGGACTGGACGAATGGCCGTCCCAGGACGAGAGCTCATCTCTCGGGGACTGGGCAGCAGAGGTGGTGGGGGCCATGGAAGAGGCGCTTGGGGCCCTGAATGGAAACAGTTCACACAACGTTAAGGTAGAAAGTGACGAAGCAGAAGTCTTGGAAGACTCAGAACCAACAGAAGAGCCAGTGATCAAGACCCTTCAGACCAGGACATCCGGTGAAACCCTGCACTCTTTACCCAAAGACGAGGTGGCCCTGCAGCACACGGCTAACACCCGACggttctccacttcctctcctccacccccgTCAACCCCTCCACCTCCGCTCCCTGCAACAGACGGCCGGGGGTCTCCAGCCGATGGGGAAGAGGCGGATGAGGAGGACGGCGACACAGACGACAGCGATGAGTCCGATGAGGAGCTGCGATCCTACAGCATGCAGGAGCAGAGCTGCggggaggagagcgaggaggagtgCCACCCGGTGCCCATTGTGGTGAGCGACGACAGCGAGGCCCACAAACTGCGCAGCCTCCTCAAGATGCCAACGCTGCTCACAGAGGAgaacctgcaggaggagctggagcgcACGAAGAAGACGGTGTCCTTCTTTGACGATGTCACCGTCTACCTGTTCGATCAA GAAAGTCCGACTAAAGAGCTGAGTGAGCAGAGCTT
- the aatkb gene encoding serine/threonine-protein kinase LMTK1 isoform X4: MHFLEEAQPFRLLQHPALLQCLAQCTEVTPYLLVMEFCPLGDVKSYLRSCRTAETMTPEPLILQRMACDIASGLLHLHKHNYAHSDLALRNCLLTADVSVKIGDYGLSHNKYKDDYYLTSDQMFVPLRWIAPELVDEVHGNLLVADNTQQSNIWSLGVTIWELLELGNQPYRHYSDRQVLTYAVREQQLRLPKPLLPVPLAERWFEVMQFCWLQPDQRPNAEEVHLLLSYLCAKGASEAEEDFDRRWNSLCPGFNSHHGASAMSQDHPSSTSSSFPLLEQFSAGDGYHSESGDDILTVTETSHGLNFEYKWEQARADQSYRAQDSSSTLGQVNHHCQEAFYPPGGIVGGCPMESLSHAVTPSYYQSKHLHAPGVLPVLSAHSPSVSNEYYIRIEEPVDCNIDLDYTMCSYSPEYQGSSGSFLTGSADSGECMACPSQAKNMGMAPYWAADIHKSDVFDSNDSSPAISLTMEPLLGQVSHNSPLRPWESSHYVSYKDRDGGYYYEHSPPLGIDHYLIGSDHSSEHHQESWGSRSLRQALGELENPLGVTRTVTSPPQQAYRDPYLDTSQTSIIGKNVTGGYYDMMGSLRKTMPSHTRHNSHSVSINMETEGALFIGHRDSDSEEEEEEDIFVERHTCNTWPSKHRHSSAGHHRRASCRQDAYVDFHYTMPSTDIEDSWPEENSLAFHSLPKPIDYLEPQQAKDNSACLSLSKHHAMVPSDNCNTYIYLCHEGDTPAPASGECCHSHFVDPLTGLLVRNNSYSHSNYVRDKIVDPPCNEEMINLSPAPGGPIVAKPTLIKTEERGEQYIDLTTNGSPLKEKREDVIKENLIMQNPTEPKIEEVTLTMTIPPPPDDNMHVMVALTDPESDLSPTGDSGVDRGSSSACLADILDCSDDDEEEDDITEDITDVTSGIFADESSELSASPAFKSLQKQVGTPDSMDSMDLPSAAGSCEGFSPASSSSPKAMDSGYDTENNESPEFVPKEPHEPREQPLAKPTLDTSLEEDEELEEAKEGEPSLGEDVASGASQTGDHIFSPLSDETPYRDSAYFSDYESEKQSRDEGEESSSSTGRDEQRMEEKKGEKRKSEDEEELEDAAANKDIKVEVKHISTEGTEFSCPPEMEEYLREDCRDEELGLPLEPSVSIEGGLDEWPSQDESSSLGDWAAEVVGAMEEALGALNGNSSHNVKVESDEAEVLEDSEPTEEPVIKTLQTRTSGETLHSLPKDEVALQHTANTRRFSTSSPPPPSTPPPPLPATDGRGSPADGEEADEEDGDTDDSDESDEELRSYSMQEQSCGEESEEECHPVPIVVSDDSEAHKLRSLLKMPTLLTEENLQEELERTKKTVSFFDDVTVYLFDQESPTKELSEQSFPVGAEGQRSHSKSKERVTASDDSSDGNISEESAGYEWEDDFPLLPLPTSSGASDSPPPRSVPKAPDAKPAAQFSRFTVSPSSISRFSITHITDSDMDSAGGSSEDGDKE; this comes from the exons ATGCACTTCCTGGAGGAGGCGCAGCCTTTTCG CCTCCTGCAGCAccctgctctgctgcagtgtctgGCCCAGTGCACCGAGGTCACGCCCTACCTGCTGGTGATGGAGTTCTGTCCActg gGGGATGTGAAGAGTTACCTCCGCAGCTGCAGGACTGCAGAGACCATGACCCCGGAGCCCTTGATCCTTCAGCGGATGGCCTGTGACATCGCCTCAGGACTCCtgcatctgcacaaacacaactacGCTCACAG TGACCTGGCACTGAGGAACTGCTTGTTAACTGCTGATGTCTCAGTGAAGATCGGAGACTATGGCCTGTCCCACAACAAGTACAAG GATGATTACTACCTGACGTCAGATCAGATGTTCGTGCCGCTGCGCTGGATCGCTCCAGAGCTCGTGGACGAGGTGCACGGAAACCTGCTGGTGGCAGACAACACCCAGCAGAGCAACatctg GTCTCTGGGCGTGACCATCTGGGAGCTGCTGGAGTTGGGGAACCAGCCCTACAGACACTACTCTGACCGACAGGTGCTCACCTACGCtgtgagggagcagcagctgcGACTTCCCAAACCACTGCTCCCAGTGCCGCTGGCTGAGCGCTg GTTTGAAGTGATGCAGTTCTGCTGGCTCCAGCCGGATCAGAGACCCAATGCAGAGGAAGTCCACTTGCTGCTCAGCTACCTGTGTGCCAAGGGGGCCAGCGAGGCAGAGGAGGACTTTGATAGGCGCTGGAACTCGCTGTGTCCTGGATTCAACAGCCACCACGGTGCCTCTGCAATGTCACAAGACCACCCctcgtccacctcctcctccttccctctcctcgaGCAGTTTTCGGCAGGCGATGGCTACCACTCGGAGTCTGGGGACGACATACTAACAGTCACAGAAACCAGCCATGGCCTGAACTTTGAGTACAAGTGGGAGCAGGCCAGGGCAGACCAGTCCTATAGAGCCCAGGACTCCTCCAGTACCCTGGGTCAGGTCAACCATCATTGCCAGGAAGCATTttatccaccagggggcattgTTGGTGGCTGCCCTATGGAGAGCCTCAGCCACGCAGTTACTCCTTCATACTACCAATCAAAACATCTCCATGCTCCTGGTGTTCTCCCCGTCCTCAGTGCCCATAGCCCCTCAGTAAGCAATGAATACTACATCCGCATTGAAGAGCCAGTGGATTGTAACATCGATCTGGACTATACCATGTGCTCCTACAGCCCAGAGTATCAGGGCAGCAGTGGGAGCTTCCTTACTGGGAGCGCAGACTCAGGCGAGTGCATGGCCTGTCCATCACAAGCTAAGAACATGGGCATGGCTCCCTATTGGGCAGCAGACATCCATAAGTCAGATGTGTTTGACTCCAATGACTCGAGTCCGGCCATCTCCCTGACAATGGAGCCGCTTTTAGGACAAGTGTCGCACAACAGCCCCCTACGACCCTGGGAGTCCAGTCACTATGTGTCCTATAAAGACAGAGACGGAGGTTACTACTATGAGCACTCGCCACCTTTGGGAATCGACCACTATCTGATTGGAAGTGACCACTCCAGTGAGCACCATCAGGAAAGCTGGGGGTCGAGGAGCTTACGTCAGGCCCTGGGTGAGTTGGAGAACCCGCTGGGTGTCACCCGCACTGTGACCAGTCCACCTCAACAGGCCTACAGAGATCCATACCTGGACACAAGTCAGACCTCCATCATCGGAAAGAACGTGACTGGGGGTTACTACGACATGATGGGCTCGCTCAGGAAGACTATGCCCAGCCACACAAGGCACAACAGCCACTCGGTCAGTATCAACATGGAGACAGAGGGGGCGCTCTTTATCGGGCACAGAGACAGCgattcagaagaagaagaagaggaagatatATTTGTTGAGAGACACACCTGCAACACGTGGCCTTCAAAACACCGCCACAGCAGCGCGGGTCACCACAGACGGGCGAGCTGTAGACAGGACGCTTATGTAGATTTCCACTACACCATGCCAAGCACAGACATTGAGGACTCCTGGCCAGAGGAGAACAGCCTGGCCTTCCACTCTCTACCCAAACCTATCGACTACCTTGAGCCGCAACAGGCCAAAGACAACAGTGCCTGCCTCAGTCTGAGCAAACACCACGCGATGGTGCCTTCAGACAACTGCAACACCTACATCTACCTGTGCCACGAGGGCGACACTCCGGCACCAGCGTCTGGAGAGTGCTGCCACTCCCACTTTGTTGACCCACTCACCGGTTTGCTCGTCAGAAACAACAGCTACAGTCACAGCAACTACGTCCGAGATAAGATCGTTGACCCCCCATGCAACGAGGAGATGATCAATCTATCCCCCGCTCCAGGGGGTCCCATTGTGGCCAAACCCACCTTGATAAAGACTGAGGAGCGTGGAGAGCAGTATATTGACCTGACAACTAATGGTTCCCCACtcaaagagaagagggaggatgTAATCAAGGAAAACCTAATCATGCAAAACCCCACAGAACCTAAAATAGAAGAGGTGACGCTGACAATGACGATCCCTCCGCCTCCTGATGACAACATGCACGTGATGGTGGCCCTCACAGACCCGGAGTCAGACTTGAGTCCCACTGGAGACAGCGGCGTTGACCGAGGCAGCTCCAGTGCTTGTCTCGCTGACATCCTCGACTGCAGCGatgatgacgaggaggaggatgacatCACTGAGGATATCACCGACGTCACCTCAGGCATCTTCGCTGACGAGTCCAGTGAGCTGAGCGCTTCTCCTGCCTTCAAGTCTCTGCAGAAGCAGGTAGGAACTCCCGATTCCATGGATTCCATGGATCTACCATCTGCAGCTGGGTCCTGTGAAGGCTtcagccccgcctcctccagctcccctAAAGCTATGGACAGTGGCTACGACACAGAAAACAACGAGAGCCCAGAGTTTGTACCCAAAGAGCCTCATGAACCCAGAGAACAACCTCTGGCAAAGCCTACCCTAGATACAAGcctggaggaggacgaggagctggaggaggccaaGGAGGGGGAACCATCACTGGGTGAAGATGTGGCCTCAGGAGCCTCTCAGACGGGCGACCACATCTTTTCACCACTAAGTGATGAAACCCCGTACAGAGACTCAGCGTACTTCTCAGACTACGAGAGTGAGAAGCAGTCCagggatgaaggagaagaatcatcatcatcgacAGGAAGAGATGAACAAAGAATGGaagaaaagaagggagagaaaaggaagagtgaggatgaggaagaaCTTGAAGACGCTGCAGCAAACAAAGACATCAAAGTTGAAGTGAAGCACATATCAACAGAAGGAACAGAATTCTCTTGTCCACCAGAGATGGAGGAATACTTGAGAGAGGATTGTCGAGATGAGGAGTTGGGGCTTCCTCTGGAGCCCTCTGTGTCTATAGAGGGAGGACTGGACGAATGGCCGTCCCAGGACGAGAGCTCATCTCTCGGGGACTGGGCAGCAGAGGTGGTGGGGGCCATGGAAGAGGCGCTTGGGGCCCTGAATGGAAACAGTTCACACAACGTTAAGGTAGAAAGTGACGAAGCAGAAGTCTTGGAAGACTCAGAACCAACAGAAGAGCCAGTGATCAAGACCCTTCAGACCAGGACATCCGGTGAAACCCTGCACTCTTTACCCAAAGACGAGGTGGCCCTGCAGCACACGGCTAACACCCGACggttctccacttcctctcctccacccccgTCAACCCCTCCACCTCCGCTCCCTGCAACAGACGGCCGGGGGTCTCCAGCCGATGGGGAAGAGGCGGATGAGGAGGACGGCGACACAGACGACAGCGATGAGTCCGATGAGGAGCTGCGATCCTACAGCATGCAGGAGCAGAGCTGCggggaggagagcgaggaggagtgCCACCCGGTGCCCATTGTGGTGAGCGACGACAGCGAGGCCCACAAACTGCGCAGCCTCCTCAAGATGCCAACGCTGCTCACAGAGGAgaacctgcaggaggagctggagcgcACGAAGAAGACGGTGTCCTTCTTTGACGATGTCACCGTCTACCTGTTCGATCAA GAAAGTCCGACTAAAGAGCTGAGTGAGCAGAGCTT